A genomic segment from Streptomyces sp. NBC_00459 encodes:
- a CDS encoding gamma-glutamyltransferase family protein, with protein MFTTRPTLQGTFGMVSSTHWLASQSAMAVLEDGGNAYDAAVAAGFVLHVVEPHLNGPGGEVPIIIAPAGGEVRVLCGQGVAPAGATVAHYRGLGLDLVPGTGPLAAAVPGAFDAWMLLLRDHGTKPLADVLKYAIGYAEDGHAPVENIGATVETVRELFETEWTSSADLYLPGGQAPRPGRLFRNPALAATWKRLLREVAGAGDRVARIEAARQVWRTGFIAEALLRQSARPTLDTSGRHHSGTLTATDLASWSAAYEAPATYDWRGWTLCKAGPWSQGPAFLQQLALLPPELPAYGSADYVHLLIEGCKLAMADREAWYGDASGGADVPLDGLLSDAYNADRRTLVGDSASYELRPGSPDGRTPRLCAHARVVATDEPGFNPLGAGEPTVARLPTSLVPGEPEIASDGSTRGDTCHLDVVDRWGNMVAATPSGGWLQSNPVVPELGFPLGTRLQMTWLEEGLPNSLTPGRRPRTTLTPSVALRDGVPVLAFGTPGGDQQDQWQLHFFLAVALRPEVRGGLDLQGAIDAPNWHNDSFPGSFYPRGMRPGSVTMEARTAGDVVEELRRRGHDVTIGDDWSEGRLCAVARDPETGVLSAAANPRGMQGYAVGR; from the coding sequence TTCGGGATGGTGTCCTCCACGCACTGGCTGGCCTCGCAGTCGGCGATGGCCGTGCTGGAGGACGGCGGCAACGCGTACGACGCCGCCGTCGCCGCGGGCTTCGTCCTGCACGTCGTCGAACCGCATCTCAACGGGCCCGGCGGTGAGGTGCCGATCATCATCGCCCCGGCCGGTGGCGAGGTGCGGGTGCTGTGCGGGCAGGGCGTCGCGCCCGCCGGGGCCACGGTCGCGCACTACAGAGGGCTGGGGCTCGACCTCGTACCGGGCACCGGGCCCCTCGCCGCCGCCGTCCCCGGTGCCTTCGACGCCTGGATGCTCCTGCTCCGCGACCACGGCACCAAGCCGCTTGCCGACGTCCTGAAGTACGCCATCGGGTACGCCGAGGACGGGCACGCGCCCGTGGAGAACATCGGCGCGACCGTCGAGACCGTACGGGAACTGTTCGAGACGGAGTGGACCTCGTCCGCGGACCTGTACCTGCCCGGCGGACAGGCGCCCCGGCCCGGCCGGCTGTTCCGCAATCCCGCGCTGGCCGCCACCTGGAAGCGCCTGCTTCGAGAGGTCGCCGGGGCAGGGGACCGCGTCGCCCGGATCGAGGCGGCACGGCAGGTGTGGCGCACCGGCTTCATCGCCGAGGCGCTCCTGCGCCAGTCCGCCCGACCCACCCTCGACACCAGCGGCAGGCACCACAGCGGCACCCTGACAGCCACCGACCTCGCCTCCTGGTCCGCGGCCTACGAGGCCCCGGCGACCTACGACTGGCGCGGCTGGACCCTCTGCAAGGCCGGCCCCTGGAGCCAGGGCCCGGCCTTCCTCCAGCAGCTCGCGCTGCTCCCGCCCGAGCTGCCCGCATACGGGTCCGCCGACTACGTCCACCTCCTGATCGAGGGCTGCAAGCTCGCCATGGCGGATCGAGAGGCCTGGTACGGGGACGCCTCGGGCGGAGCCGATGTGCCGCTCGACGGACTGCTGTCGGACGCCTACAACGCCGACCGGCGGACCCTCGTCGGGGACAGCGCCTCCTACGAGCTACGACCGGGCAGCCCTGACGGCCGCACCCCGCGACTGTGCGCACACGCGCGCGTGGTGGCCACGGACGAGCCAGGATTCAACCCTCTGGGGGCCGGGGAGCCGACGGTCGCCAGGCTCCCGACCTCACTCGTGCCCGGCGAGCCGGAGATCGCCTCCGACGGCTCCACCCGGGGCGACACCTGCCACCTCGACGTCGTCGACCGCTGGGGCAACATGGTCGCGGCCACGCCCAGCGGCGGCTGGCTCCAGTCGAACCCCGTCGTACCCGAACTGGGCTTCCCCCTCGGCACCCGGCTCCAGATGACCTGGCTGGAGGAGGGACTGCCGAACTCCCTCACCCCGGGCCGCCGCCCCCGGACCACCCTCACCCCTTCCGTCGCGCTGCGCGACGGAGTGCCGGTGCTGGCCTTCGGTACACCCGGCGGGGACCAGCAGGACCAGTGGCAGCTGCACTTCTTCCTCGCGGTCGCCCTCCGCCCCGAGGTGCGCGGCGGCCTGGACCTCCAGGGCGCGATCGACGCCCCGAACTGGCACAACGACAGCTTCCCGGGGTCCTTCTACCCGCGCGGCATGCGCCCCGGCAGCGTCACCATGGAGGCCCGCACGGCGGGCGACGTGGTCGAGGAGCTGCGCCGCCGGGGGCATGACGTGACGATCGGTGACGACTGGTCCGAGGGCCGGCTGTGCGCGGTAGCCCGGGACCCGGAGACGGGTGTTCTGTCGGCGGCGGCGAATCCGCGGGGGATGCAGGGGTACGCGGTCGGGCGCTGA
- a CDS encoding inositol monophosphatase family protein — translation MIEENETIEEFLARHTSDVEEAVRTAAATEIMPRFRQLAAHEVDQKSGPHDLVTDADRKAELYLTEVLPKLLPGSVVVGEEAVHANPASYEAIQGEAPVWIVDPVDGTRQFVHGDPGFCTLVALAHRGVVRASWTFAAARDQLATAVRGQGAFLDGTPLRAGAPEPGSDLRVATSHPDYTTDEQKRALLGLWTDGVRPRACGSAGLEYLAIARGELDATAFSWEAAWDHAAGILLVEEAGGAHLTRAGEPFRITGGNVLPFTAARDAATARRVAELLSGAA, via the coding sequence ATGATCGAAGAAAACGAAACCATCGAAGAGTTTCTCGCCCGGCACACGTCCGACGTCGAAGAAGCGGTCCGTACGGCGGCGGCCACGGAGATCATGCCGCGTTTCCGGCAGCTCGCCGCGCACGAGGTCGACCAGAAGAGCGGCCCGCACGACCTGGTGACCGACGCCGACCGCAAGGCCGAGCTGTATCTCACCGAGGTGCTGCCCAAGCTGCTGCCCGGCTCCGTCGTGGTCGGCGAGGAGGCGGTGCACGCCAACCCCGCCTCGTACGAGGCGATACAGGGCGAGGCACCGGTCTGGATCGTCGACCCGGTGGACGGCACCCGGCAGTTCGTCCACGGCGACCCCGGCTTCTGCACGCTCGTCGCGCTCGCACACCGGGGAGTCGTCCGAGCTTCGTGGACGTTCGCCGCAGCCCGCGACCAGCTCGCCACGGCGGTCCGTGGACAGGGCGCCTTCCTCGACGGCACACCCCTGCGCGCGGGCGCGCCCGAGCCCGGCAGCGACCTCCGGGTGGCCACCTCCCACCCGGACTACACGACGGACGAACAGAAGCGCGCCCTGCTCGGCCTGTGGACGGACGGCGTCCGGCCGCGCGCCTGCGGGTCGGCAGGTCTGGAGTATCTGGCCATCGCGCGGGGCGAGTTGGACGCCACCGCGTTCTCCTGGGAGGCCGCCTGGGATCACGCCGCAGGCATCCTCCTCGTCGAGGAGGCCGGCGGCGCCCATCTGACCCGCGCGGGCGAGCCGTTCCGCATAACCGGCGGCAACGTGCTGCCGTTCACCGCTGCGCGCGACGCGGCCACGGCTCGCCGGGTGGCGGAGCTGCTGTCGGGCGCAGCCTGA
- a CDS encoding phytoene desaturase family protein — translation MLDAVVVGAGPNGLTAAVELARRGFSVAVFEARDTVGGGARTEELTLPGFRHDPCSAAHPLGVNSPAFRAMPLARYGLEWLHADLPMAHPFPDGTAAVLARSVAETAASFGPRDAGAYRRLVEPFLSRWDTLAHDFMSLPLTSLPRDPVTLARFGLVGLPPSTWLMRRFRDERAKALFAGLVGHVMAPLNGVATGAVGLVFALAAHARGWPVARGGSQSISDALTAYLTDLGGTVHTDYEVKRLDDLPPARAYVFDTSPTALARIAGFGGYYERYRYGAGVFKIDYALDGPVPWTAPEARRATTVQVAGDRAEIDTALRAASREGLAPDTPFLITVQPSVVDPSRAPEGKQVFWAYGHVPNGWTGDLTDAMERQLERFAPGFRDRVLARATAGPPQLAARNANYVGGDIGSGAASGLQLMLRPKLSLFPYATPHPAVFICSSATPPGPGVHGMSGHNAAKAVWRRLRQS, via the coding sequence ATGCTCGATGCGGTCGTGGTGGGGGCGGGGCCCAATGGGCTGACGGCTGCCGTGGAGCTGGCCCGGCGGGGTTTCTCCGTGGCCGTCTTCGAGGCGCGCGACACCGTGGGCGGTGGCGCCCGAACGGAGGAGCTGACACTGCCCGGCTTCCGCCACGACCCCTGCTCGGCGGCGCACCCGCTGGGCGTCAACTCCCCGGCGTTCAGGGCGATGCCGCTGGCGAGGTACGGGCTGGAGTGGCTGCACGCCGACCTGCCCATGGCACATCCGTTCCCGGACGGCACGGCCGCCGTGCTGGCCCGTTCCGTCGCCGAGACGGCCGCCTCCTTCGGGCCGCGTGACGCGGGCGCGTACCGCAGGCTGGTCGAGCCGTTCCTCAGCAGGTGGGACACGCTGGCCCACGACTTCATGTCCCTGCCCCTGACCTCACTGCCCCGCGACCCCGTCACCCTCGCCCGCTTCGGCCTGGTCGGCCTGCCGCCCTCGACCTGGCTGATGCGCCGCTTCCGCGACGAGCGGGCGAAAGCCCTGTTCGCAGGCCTCGTCGGACACGTCATGGCCCCGCTGAACGGGGTCGCAACCGGCGCCGTCGGCCTGGTCTTCGCCCTGGCGGCACACGCCCGCGGCTGGCCGGTCGCCCGCGGCGGCTCCCAGTCGATCTCCGACGCGCTCACCGCGTATCTGACGGACCTCGGCGGTACCGTCCACACCGACTACGAGGTCAAGCGGCTGGACGACCTGCCACCCGCGCGTGCGTACGTCTTCGACACCTCACCCACCGCGCTGGCCCGCATCGCGGGCTTCGGCGGCTACTACGAGCGCTATCGCTACGGCGCGGGCGTCTTCAAGATCGACTACGCACTGGACGGTCCCGTGCCGTGGACGGCGCCGGAGGCCCGCAGAGCGACCACGGTGCAGGTCGCCGGGGACCGAGCCGAGATCGACACCGCCCTGCGCGCCGCCTCCCGGGAAGGCCTGGCGCCCGACACTCCCTTCCTCATCACCGTCCAGCCGAGCGTCGTCGACCCCTCCCGGGCACCCGAGGGCAAGCAGGTGTTCTGGGCCTACGGACACGTCCCGAACGGCTGGACGGGCGACCTCACCGACGCCATGGAGCGCCAACTGGAGCGCTTCGCCCCCGGCTTCCGCGACCGGGTCCTCGCCCGCGCGACCGCCGGCCCGCCCCAACTCGCGGCCCGCAACGCCAACTACGTCGGCGGCGACATCGGTTCCGGCGCGGCCAGCGGCCTCCAGCTGATGCTGCGCCCCAAGCTCTCCCTGTTCCCGTACGCCACCCCGCACCCGGCCGTCTTCATCTGCTCCTCGGCCACCCCGCCGGGCCCGGGTGTCCACGGCATGTCGGGCCACAACGCGGCCAAGGCCGTCTGGAGAAGGCTGAGGCAGTCATGA
- a CDS encoding O-acetyl-ADP-ribose deacetylase, translated as MTAIVLVKGDITRQSADAIVNAANSSLLGGGGVDGAIHRRGGPEILAACRALRAGHYGKGLATGKAVATTAGNLDARWVIHTVGPRYLPEEDRSALLASCYRESLRVADELGARTVAFPAVSAGIFGWPMEDAARIAVETVRATETAVEEVRFVLFDDQAFEAFTGQVRC; from the coding sequence ATGACCGCGATCGTGCTTGTCAAGGGCGACATCACCCGACAGAGTGCCGACGCGATCGTCAACGCGGCGAATTCTTCACTCCTGGGTGGCGGAGGCGTCGACGGGGCGATCCACCGCAGAGGCGGCCCCGAGATCCTCGCCGCCTGCCGAGCCCTGCGCGCCGGTCACTACGGGAAAGGGCTGGCCACCGGCAAGGCGGTCGCCACGACCGCGGGCAACCTGGACGCACGCTGGGTGATTCACACGGTGGGACCCCGATACCTCCCCGAGGAGGACCGATCGGCACTGCTGGCCTCCTGCTACCGGGAGTCGCTGAGAGTGGCCGATGAACTCGGCGCCCGCACGGTGGCGTTCCCCGCCGTCTCCGCAGGCATCTTCGGATGGCCGATGGAGGACGCGGCTCGTATCGCGGTGGAGACGGTGCGGGCCACGGAGACCGCGGTCGAGGAGGTGCGGTTCGTCCTCTTCGACGATCAGGCGTTCGAGGCGTTCACTGGCCAAGTGCGCTGCTGA
- a CDS encoding ArsR/SmtB family transcription factor, giving the protein MSTPLYQLKAEFFKTLGHPARIRVLELLSEREHAVAEMLPEVGIEPAHLSQQLAVLRRANLVVTRREGSTVYYSLTSPHVAELLRVARIILSGVLTGQAELLADLQATQEGANPPS; this is encoded by the coding sequence ATGAGTACGCCGCTGTACCAACTCAAGGCCGAGTTCTTCAAGACCCTCGGGCATCCGGCCCGCATCCGCGTCCTGGAACTGCTGAGCGAACGTGAGCACGCGGTCGCCGAGATGCTGCCCGAGGTGGGCATCGAGCCCGCGCATCTGTCGCAGCAACTGGCGGTGTTGCGCCGGGCCAACCTGGTCGTCACCCGCAGGGAGGGCTCGACCGTGTACTACTCGCTGACCAGCCCGCACGTGGCCGAACTGCTCCGGGTCGCGCGGATCATCCTGTCCGGCGTGCTGACCGGACAGGCGGAACTGCTGGCCGACCTGCAGGCAACCCAGGAGGGGGCGAACCCGCCCTCCTGA
- a CDS encoding SulP family inorganic anion transporter, whose amino-acid sequence MARAPRRDLLAGLTVAIVALPLALGFGVSSGLGAAAGLATAVVAGALAAVFGGSNLQVSGPTGAMTVVLVPIVAQYGPGGVLTVGLLAGLLLIGLALARAGKYMRYVPAPVVEGFTLGIACVIGLQQLPNALGVARPQGDKVLTVARRAVEAFVSHPNWTALVLATGVALVMLLGARWRPTVPFSIVAVIVATVLAQVLHLDAATPIGDLPAGLPAPSLAFLDLSALSSLLAPAVAVAALAALESLLSATVADGMTVGQRHDPDRELFGQGIANLAAPLFGGVPATAAIARTAVNVRTGAGSRLAALTHAVILAVIVFVAAPLVSKIPLAALAGVLLATAIRMVEVGSLRAMVRATRSDALILVLTALATLVLDLVYAVIIGLVVAGALALRAVAAQVRLDEVPLDRGDHSAEEHALLAEHIVAYRIDGPLFFAAAHRFLLELTEVADVRVVVLRMSRVSTMDATGALVLKDAVQKLNRRGIVVLFSGIRPGQRQVLDSVGLLDLLRREDREYGTTPEAIQGARDHLESTGLLSAVPAPLTNPGPPVTDRNTTTTGSSGHSEEAPR is encoded by the coding sequence ATGGCCCGCGCTCCGCGCCGGGATCTTCTCGCCGGGTTGACCGTGGCGATCGTGGCACTCCCCCTCGCACTCGGTTTCGGCGTCTCCTCCGGCCTGGGCGCGGCGGCGGGGCTGGCGACCGCGGTGGTCGCTGGTGCGCTGGCAGCGGTTTTCGGCGGATCGAATCTGCAGGTGTCGGGGCCGACCGGGGCGATGACCGTGGTCCTCGTACCGATCGTCGCCCAGTACGGGCCGGGCGGTGTACTGACCGTCGGGCTGCTGGCCGGGCTGCTGCTGATAGGGCTTGCCCTGGCCCGTGCGGGCAAGTACATGCGATACGTGCCCGCCCCCGTCGTCGAGGGCTTCACACTCGGCATCGCCTGCGTGATCGGGCTGCAGCAGCTCCCGAACGCGCTCGGGGTGGCGCGGCCCCAGGGCGACAAGGTCCTCACGGTCGCCCGGCGCGCCGTCGAGGCGTTCGTCAGCCATCCCAACTGGACAGCGCTCGTACTGGCCACGGGTGTCGCGCTGGTCATGCTGCTCGGTGCGCGTTGGCGGCCGACCGTTCCGTTCTCCATCGTCGCGGTGATCGTCGCCACCGTGCTGGCACAGGTCCTCCACCTGGACGCGGCCACGCCGATCGGAGATCTGCCCGCCGGCCTGCCCGCACCATCACTCGCGTTTCTCGACCTGTCGGCGCTGTCCTCGCTGCTCGCCCCGGCCGTGGCGGTGGCGGCGCTCGCCGCGCTGGAGTCGCTGCTGTCGGCTACCGTCGCGGACGGTATGACGGTCGGCCAGCGGCACGATCCGGACCGGGAGCTCTTCGGGCAGGGCATCGCCAACCTCGCCGCCCCGTTGTTCGGCGGCGTCCCTGCCACCGCCGCGATCGCACGGACCGCCGTGAACGTCCGTACGGGTGCCGGTTCCCGGCTTGCCGCGCTCACCCATGCCGTGATCCTGGCGGTGATCGTCTTCGTGGCGGCACCGCTGGTCTCGAAGATCCCGCTGGCCGCGCTGGCGGGCGTCCTGCTGGCCACCGCGATCCGCATGGTCGAAGTCGGCTCGCTGCGGGCGATGGTCAGGGCGACCCGCTCCGACGCGCTGATCCTGGTTCTGACCGCCCTCGCCACCCTCGTCCTCGACCTGGTGTACGCGGTGATCATCGGCCTGGTCGTCGCGGGCGCCCTCGCGCTCCGGGCCGTGGCCGCGCAGGTCCGCCTCGACGAGGTCCCACTGGACCGGGGCGACCACAGCGCCGAGGAGCATGCCCTGCTGGCGGAGCACATCGTCGCCTACCGCATCGACGGGCCGCTGTTCTTCGCCGCCGCGCACCGATTCCTGCTCGAACTGACCGAGGTGGCGGACGTACGGGTCGTGGTCCTGCGGATGTCCCGGGTGTCGACCATGGACGCGACCGGTGCTCTGGTGCTGAAGGACGCGGTCCAGAAGCTGAACCGGCGCGGTATCGTCGTCCTGTTCTCCGGCATACGTCCCGGCCAGCGCCAAGTCCTCGACTCCGTCGGCCTGTTGGACCTGCTGCGCCGGGAGGACCGCGAGTACGGCACCACCCCCGAGGCGATCCAGGGGGCGCGCGATCACCTGGAATCCACCGGACTCCTGTCCGCCGTGCCCGCCCCGCTGACGAATCCCGGGCCCCCGGTCACGGACAGGAACACCACCACGACAGGGTCCTCGGGCCACAGCGAGGAGGCACCCCGATGA
- a CDS encoding ArsR/SmtB family transcription factor, with product MGHGAVVTAQDAAGRVRLDADNVAKVATTLQALSTPSRLLILARLREGPLPATELAAEVGMEQSACSHQLRLLRNLGLVVGERRGRSVVYTLHDHHVAELLDQAVYHVEHLRLGLSDTDTDTETGTAG from the coding sequence ATGGGTCATGGAGCCGTCGTCACCGCGCAGGACGCCGCCGGGCGCGTACGTCTCGACGCGGACAATGTCGCGAAGGTGGCCACCACGCTCCAGGCCCTGTCCACACCCTCCCGACTGTTGATCCTGGCCCGCCTGCGCGAAGGCCCGCTCCCGGCGACGGAGTTGGCGGCCGAGGTGGGCATGGAGCAGTCCGCGTGCTCGCACCAGCTGCGACTGCTTCGCAACCTGGGCCTGGTCGTCGGCGAACGCCGCGGGCGTTCCGTGGTGTACACGCTGCACGACCACCACGTCGCCGAGCTCCTCGACCAGGCGGTCTACCACGTGGAGCACCTGCGGCTCGGCCTGAGCGACACGGACACCGACACGGAGACGGGCACCGCCGGATAG
- a CDS encoding heavy metal translocating P-type ATPase gives MSVHVFLYGARVSDTLTPAPVVPSSPAPTAPSRRTRVLTLPEARWATAATALFLLALPLQLAGTSVWLWGPLYALTYAAGGWEPGWEGLKALRDRTLDVDLLMIVAALGAAAIGQVMDGALLIVIFATSGALEALAVARTADSVRGLLDLAPATATRKDAGDGERTVPVAELTVGDTIFVRPGERVGADGRVLDGASEVDQATITGEPLPAAKGPGDEVFAGTLNGVGALLVRVERDASDSVIARIVRMVEEASETKATTQLFVEKVEQRYSLGMVAATLAVFAVPLALGTPLTDALLRAMTFMIVASPCAVVLATMPPLLSAIANAGRHGVLVKSAVVMERLTQVDAVALDKTGTLTAGTPKVTDVRLLPGSGPEWEPDENGLLALAAAAEHPSEHPLARALLEAARERGLTLSAAEEFTSVPGVGVTAVVDGRVVVVGAPERLLEGAGQSTGSAARLLVAEVEASGGTAILVLADNVPVGVLGFADRLRPGAAATVAALTELTGTAPVLLTGDNPRAASRLAAEVGIEDVRAGLLPLQKLEEVRESEAAGRKVMVVGDGVNDAPALAAAHIGVAMGRVGSDLALETADAVIVRDELTTVPAVIALSRQAGRLVAQNLVIAGVFIAGLVAWDLVGTLPLPLGVAGHEGSTVLVGLNGLRLLRETAWQDAVSRVSR, from the coding sequence ATGAGTGTTCATGTGTTCCTGTATGGTGCTCGGGTGTCCGACACTCTCACCCCGGCCCCGGTCGTCCCGTCGTCCCCCGCGCCGACCGCACCCAGCCGCCGCACCCGCGTCCTGACGCTCCCCGAGGCCCGCTGGGCCACCGCGGCCACCGCCCTTTTCCTGCTTGCGCTGCCCCTGCAACTGGCCGGGACATCGGTCTGGCTCTGGGGCCCGCTCTACGCGCTGACCTACGCCGCCGGTGGCTGGGAGCCCGGCTGGGAAGGCCTGAAGGCGTTGCGGGACCGGACCCTCGACGTCGACCTGCTGATGATCGTCGCCGCACTGGGTGCTGCCGCGATCGGCCAGGTGATGGACGGCGCCCTGCTGATCGTCATCTTCGCGACCTCCGGCGCCCTGGAGGCTCTGGCCGTCGCCCGCACCGCCGACTCGGTCCGCGGCCTCCTCGACCTGGCCCCCGCCACGGCCACCCGGAAGGACGCGGGGGACGGTGAACGGACCGTACCCGTCGCCGAGTTGACCGTCGGGGACACCATCTTCGTACGCCCCGGAGAACGCGTCGGCGCCGACGGCCGCGTACTGGACGGCGCGAGCGAGGTCGACCAGGCGACCATCACCGGCGAACCACTGCCCGCTGCGAAGGGACCGGGGGACGAGGTCTTCGCCGGCACCCTCAACGGCGTCGGTGCCCTGCTCGTACGGGTGGAACGCGACGCCTCCGACTCGGTGATCGCCCGGATCGTGCGCATGGTCGAGGAGGCGTCCGAGACCAAGGCGACCACCCAGCTGTTCGTCGAGAAGGTCGAGCAGCGCTACTCGCTGGGCATGGTCGCGGCCACCCTCGCCGTGTTCGCCGTACCGCTCGCACTCGGAACGCCCCTCACCGACGCCCTGCTGCGCGCCATGACCTTCATGATCGTGGCCTCGCCCTGCGCGGTCGTGCTCGCCACCATGCCGCCCCTGCTGTCTGCCATCGCCAACGCCGGCCGACACGGTGTACTGGTCAAGTCGGCGGTGGTGATGGAACGCCTCACGCAGGTCGACGCCGTCGCCCTCGACAAGACCGGCACGCTCACGGCGGGTACGCCGAAGGTGACAGATGTACGGCTGCTGCCCGGATCGGGCCCGGAGTGGGAACCGGACGAGAACGGACTGCTGGCGCTCGCGGCGGCGGCCGAGCATCCGAGCGAGCACCCGCTTGCCCGGGCCCTGCTGGAGGCTGCGCGGGAACGAGGGCTCACGCTGTCCGCGGCGGAGGAGTTCACGTCGGTACCCGGAGTGGGCGTGACGGCCGTCGTGGACGGGCGGGTGGTCGTGGTGGGGGCGCCGGAACGCCTGCTGGAGGGGGCCGGGCAGTCGACGGGCTCGGCAGCTCGCTTGCTGGTCGCGGAGGTTGAGGCGTCCGGGGGCACGGCGATCCTTGTCCTCGCCGACAATGTGCCGGTCGGAGTGCTCGGTTTCGCCGACCGGCTGCGTCCAGGTGCCGCCGCCACCGTCGCCGCGCTCACCGAACTCACCGGCACCGCACCCGTGTTGCTGACCGGCGACAACCCACGCGCCGCCTCCCGGCTGGCCGCCGAGGTCGGCATCGAGGACGTGCGGGCCGGGCTGCTTCCCCTGCAGAAACTCGAAGAGGTACGGGAGTCGGAGGCGGCCGGACGCAAGGTCATGGTCGTCGGGGACGGTGTCAACGACGCCCCGGCGCTGGCCGCCGCCCACATCGGAGTGGCCATGGGCCGGGTGGGTTCCGACCTCGCGCTGGAGACCGCGGACGCGGTGATCGTGCGGGACGAGCTCACCACTGTTCCCGCTGTGATCGCCCTCTCCCGGCAAGCCGGACGCCTGGTGGCGCAGAACCTGGTGATCGCCGGGGTGTTCATCGCGGGTCTGGTTGCCTGGGACCTGGTAGGTACGCTGCCGCTCCCGCTCGGCGTCGCGGGCCACGAGGGCTCGACCGTCCTCGTCGGCCTCAACGGGCTGCGGCTGCTGCGGGAGACGGCGTGGCAGGACGCGGTGAGCCGGGTGAGCCGGTGA
- a CDS encoding AlkA N-terminal domain-containing protein: MRNAMHTDTEHCVRAVRSKDARFDGWFFTAVLTTRIYCRPSCPVVPPKPENMTFYPSAAACQQAGFRACKRCRPDTSPGSPEWNQRADLVARAMRLIGDGIVDREGVPGLAARLGYSTRQIERQLNAELGAGPLALARAQRAQTARLLVETTALPMAEIAFAAGFSSIRTFNDTVREVFALSPSELRDRLPKTRTQAGSASKTVGTPAALNLRLPFRTPLNPDNLFGHLAATAVPGVEEWRDGAYRRTLRLPYGHGIAALTPKPDHIACRLTLSDLRDLPVAISRCRRMLDLDADPVAVDEQLRTDPVLAPLVAKAPGRRVPRTVDEAEFAVRAVLGQQVSTAAARTHAARLVTAYGDPVDDPEGGLTHLFPTPQALAALDPESLAMPRTRRATFTTLVGQLADGVLHLGVESDWPEARARLLALPGFGPWTVDVIAMRALGDPDAFLPTDLGIRRAAQELGLPSTPAALTARAAAWRPWRAYAVQYLWATDSHPINFLPV, from the coding sequence ATGCGGAACGCGATGCACACCGACACCGAGCACTGCGTACGTGCCGTCCGGTCCAAGGACGCGCGCTTCGACGGCTGGTTCTTCACGGCGGTCCTGACCACCCGGATCTACTGCCGGCCCAGCTGCCCGGTGGTACCGCCCAAGCCCGAGAACATGACCTTCTACCCGAGCGCGGCGGCCTGCCAGCAGGCCGGATTCCGGGCCTGCAAGCGCTGCCGGCCCGACACCAGCCCCGGCTCACCGGAGTGGAACCAGCGCGCCGACCTCGTGGCCCGAGCGATGCGGCTCATCGGCGACGGGATCGTGGACCGCGAGGGCGTCCCCGGCCTCGCCGCCCGCCTCGGCTACAGCACCCGCCAGATCGAACGGCAGCTCAACGCCGAACTGGGCGCCGGCCCGCTCGCCCTCGCCCGCGCCCAGCGCGCCCAGACCGCGCGGCTCCTCGTCGAGACGACCGCGCTGCCCATGGCGGAGATCGCCTTCGCGGCCGGGTTCTCCTCGATCCGCACCTTCAACGACACCGTCCGCGAGGTCTTCGCCCTCTCCCCGAGCGAACTGCGCGACCGCCTCCCGAAGACACGTACACAGGCGGGCAGCGCGAGCAAGACCGTCGGCACCCCGGCCGCCCTGAACCTCCGCCTCCCCTTCCGCACCCCGCTCAACCCCGACAACCTCTTCGGCCACCTCGCCGCGACCGCCGTACCCGGTGTGGAGGAATGGCGCGACGGTGCCTACCGCCGGACCCTGCGCCTCCCGTACGGACACGGCATCGCCGCCCTCACCCCGAAGCCCGACCACATCGCGTGCCGCCTCACCCTGAGCGACCTGCGCGACCTGCCCGTCGCCATCAGCCGGTGCCGCCGGATGCTCGACCTCGACGCCGATCCGGTCGCGGTCGACGAGCAGTTGCGTACGGATCCGGTGCTCGCGCCACTGGTGGCGAAAGCCCCGGGGAGGCGCGTCCCGCGCACGGTCGACGAAGCGGAGTTCGCCGTACGGGCGGTGCTCGGTCAGCAGGTCTCCACGGCCGCCGCCCGTACCCACGCGGCCCGTCTCGTCACGGCGTACGGCGACCCGGTGGACGATCCGGAGGGCGGCCTCACCCATCTCTTCCCGACCCCGCAGGCGCTGGCCGCCCTCGACCCCGAGTCCTTGGCGATGCCCCGCACCCGGCGGGCCACGTTCACCACCCTTGTCGGTCAACTCGCCGACGGGGTCCTCCACCTGGGCGTCGAGAGCGACTGGCCGGAGGCCCGCGCCCGGCTCCTCGCCCTGCCCGGCTTCGGTCCCTGGACGGTCGACGTGATCGCGATGCGTGCCCTCGGCGACCCCGACGCGTTTCTCCCCACGGACCTCGGAATCCGGCGTGCGGCCCAGGAGTTGGGCCTCCCTTCGACACCGGCGGCGCTGACCGCACGCGCGGCGGCCTGGCGACCGTGGCGGGCGTACGCGGTCCAGTATCTGTGGGCGACGGACAGCCACCCGATCAACTTCCTCCCCGTATAA